One part of the Methylobacterium mesophilicum SR1.6/6 genome encodes these proteins:
- a CDS encoding Uma2 family endonuclease, with product MNVDEFLAWAEDRPGRFELVDGEVFAMSPERAGHALVKYAAQTALHRAIARAGLGCHMMPDGMTVRVDARTTFEPDALVYCGPRMDLDAVEVPDPVIVVEVQSPGTRAVDSGLKLTRYLSLASVMHYLIVDPVKRLVIHHRRAQRGLIETRIATEGTLDLTPPGLSLPVPDLFADLPPASDHGA from the coding sequence ATGAATGTCGACGAGTTCCTGGCCTGGGCCGAGGATCGGCCGGGACGCTTCGAGCTGGTCGACGGCGAGGTGTTCGCGATGTCGCCGGAACGGGCCGGGCACGCTCTCGTGAAGTACGCCGCACAGACGGCCCTGCACCGGGCGATCGCCCGCGCCGGGCTCGGCTGTCACATGATGCCCGACGGCATGACCGTCCGCGTCGACGCTAGGACGACGTTCGAGCCCGATGCGCTGGTCTATTGCGGTCCCCGAATGGATCTCGATGCCGTCGAGGTGCCCGATCCCGTCATCGTCGTCGAAGTGCAGTCGCCAGGTACTCGCGCGGTCGATTCGGGCCTCAAACTGACCCGCTATCTCAGCCTTGCGAGCGTGATGCACTACCTGATCGTGGATCCGGTGAAGCGTCTCGTCATTCATCACCGCCGCGCGCAACGCGGCCTCATCGAGACCCGGATCGCGACCGAGGGTACGTTAGACCTGACCCCGCCCGGCCTCAGCCTGCCTGTGCCGGACCTGTTCGCCGATCTGCCGCCGGCCTCCGACCACGGAGCTTGA
- a CDS encoding MFS transporter, protein MATMEVRAAPEGLETGVLLARLDRLPPTRTIWRLVALLGLGFFFELYDLLFTGYVAPGLVKAGILTPTTPGLFGASGVASFVAALFTGLFIGTLLCGWLADRFGRRAIFTWSLLSYTAANVVMACQTEAFGLNLWRLIAGIGLGLEMVTIGSYLSELVPKAIRGRAFALCQGIGFTAVPAVAFLSYLLIPVAPLGVDGWRWVVLIGASAALVVWWLRAGLPESPRWLVEHGRLAEADAVLRRLEAQVAAESGRPLPAPAAPEPVQPRGAFRDLWVPPYRRRAIMMAGFNVFQTVGFYGFANWVPTLLVAQGITVTSSLAYTALIALAAPVGPLIGLLIADRFERKHVIVAAALLYIACGIAFARTTDVNAIVALGIGLTLASNVMSYSFHAYQAELFPTGIRARAVGFVYSWSRFSAIFTGFVIAFVLRQAGTPGVFLFISAAMLMAGLLVGLLGPRTRDVALEKIVG, encoded by the coding sequence ATGGCGACGATGGAAGTGCGGGCAGCCCCGGAGGGCCTTGAGACCGGCGTCCTGCTCGCCCGGCTCGACCGCCTGCCGCCGACCCGCACGATCTGGCGGCTCGTGGCGCTGCTCGGCCTCGGCTTCTTTTTCGAGCTCTACGACCTGCTGTTCACCGGCTACGTGGCGCCCGGCCTCGTCAAGGCGGGGATCCTGACCCCGACGACGCCCGGCCTGTTCGGTGCCAGCGGTGTCGCGAGCTTCGTCGCGGCCCTGTTCACCGGCCTGTTCATCGGCACCCTCCTGTGCGGCTGGCTCGCCGACCGCTTCGGGCGCCGGGCGATCTTCACGTGGTCGCTCCTGTCTTATACGGCGGCCAACGTGGTCATGGCCTGCCAGACCGAGGCCTTCGGCCTCAATCTCTGGCGGCTCATCGCGGGCATCGGCCTCGGCCTGGAGATGGTGACGATCGGCAGCTACCTCTCCGAACTGGTACCGAAGGCAATTCGCGGCCGCGCCTTCGCCCTGTGCCAGGGCATCGGCTTCACAGCCGTGCCGGCTGTGGCGTTTCTGTCGTATCTGCTCATCCCGGTCGCCCCGCTGGGCGTCGATGGCTGGCGCTGGGTGGTCCTGATCGGCGCCTCCGCGGCCCTCGTGGTCTGGTGGCTGCGCGCGGGCCTGCCGGAGAGCCCGCGCTGGCTGGTAGAGCACGGGCGCCTCGCGGAGGCGGACGCGGTTCTTCGCCGGCTTGAAGCGCAGGTGGCGGCCGAGTCCGGGCGCCCGCTGCCTGCACCCGCTGCACCAGAACCGGTGCAGCCGCGCGGCGCGTTCCGCGACCTCTGGGTGCCGCCCTACCGGCGCCGGGCGATCATGATGGCAGGCTTCAACGTCTTTCAGACGGTCGGCTTCTACGGCTTCGCGAACTGGGTCCCAACCCTGCTGGTGGCGCAGGGAATCACGGTCACGTCGAGCCTCGCCTACACGGCACTGATCGCGCTTGCTGCCCCGGTCGGCCCGCTGATCGGGCTTCTCATCGCCGACCGGTTCGAGCGCAAGCACGTCATCGTGGCGGCCGCGCTCCTCTACATCGCCTGCGGAATCGCCTTCGCACGCACCACGGACGTCAACGCGATCGTGGCGCTCGGCATCGGCCTGACGCTCGCCTCCAACGTCATGTCGTACAGCTTCCACGCCTATCAGGCCGAGCTGTTCCCGACCGGCATCCGGGCTCGGGCCGTGGGCTTCGTGTACTCATGGAGCCGCTTCTCGGCGATCTTCACCGGGTTCGTCATCGCCTTCGTGCTGCGTCAGGCAGGCACGCCGGGGGTCTTCCTGTTCATCTCGGCGGCGATGCTCATGGCGGGGCTGCTCGTCGGCCTCCTCGGTCCGCGGACGCGGGACGTGGCGCTGGAGAAGATCGTCGGGTGA
- a CDS encoding glutaminase: protein MPDLAHVIRDISDEMAQRADRGSVADYIPELARVDPNQFGIAVIDAAGQVFAGGDCETPFSIQSVSKVFTLTLALGMVGDRLWKRVGREPSGNPFNSIVQLERERGVPRNPFINAGAIAVTDVILSGHEPREALGEILRFLQFLAQDSSIAIDETVAASEKRTGFRNTALANYMKSFGVIDNPVDYTLGVYFHHCAIAMNCRQLAMAGRFLAHNGVNPSTGHSVVSAERARRINAIMLTCGHYDGSGEFAYRVGLPGKSGVGGSILAVAPGRASIAVWSPGLDAAGNSHLGRVALERLTHRMGWSVFGA from the coding sequence TTGCCCGACCTCGCCCACGTCATTCGGGACATCTCCGACGAGATGGCCCAGCGCGCCGACCGGGGCTCGGTCGCCGACTACATCCCCGAACTGGCCCGGGTGGATCCGAACCAGTTCGGCATCGCGGTGATCGACGCCGCCGGCCAGGTCTTCGCGGGCGGCGACTGCGAGACGCCGTTCTCGATCCAGAGCGTCTCGAAGGTCTTCACGCTCACCCTGGCGCTCGGCATGGTCGGCGACCGGCTGTGGAAGCGGGTCGGGCGCGAACCCTCCGGCAACCCGTTCAACTCCATCGTGCAGCTGGAGCGGGAGCGCGGCGTGCCGCGCAACCCGTTCATCAACGCCGGTGCGATCGCGGTGACCGATGTGATCCTCTCGGGCCACGAGCCGCGGGAGGCACTGGGTGAAATCCTGCGCTTCCTCCAGTTCCTGGCCCAGGATTCGTCCATCGCCATCGATGAGACGGTGGCGGCTTCGGAGAAGCGCACAGGTTTCCGTAACACCGCGCTCGCCAACTACATGAAGTCCTTCGGCGTCATCGACAATCCGGTGGACTATACGCTGGGCGTCTACTTCCACCACTGCGCCATCGCCATGAACTGTCGCCAGCTCGCCATGGCGGGCCGGTTCCTCGCCCATAACGGCGTGAACCCGTCGACCGGGCACTCGGTGGTGTCGGCCGAGCGGGCGCGCCGCATCAACGCCATCATGCTGACCTGCGGCCATTACGACGGCTCGGGCGAGTTCGCCTACCGGGTTGGCCTGCCGGGCAAGAGCGGCGTCGGCGGCAGCATCCTGGCGGTAGCACCGGGCAGGGCTTCCATCGCCGTGTGGTCGCCGGGGCTCGACGCCGCCGGCAATTCCCATCTCGGCCGCGTAGCCCTGGAACGGCTGACCCATCGCATGGGCTGGTCGGTGTTCGGGGCGTGA
- a CDS encoding ABC transporter ATP-binding protein, whose product MEELHRYADRPFAFVGRYLRRRWLPHLVILISVLGAVGFSVSTDYALKGVVDALTKGPGPGNTVVWGALAVLIAFIAADNMLWRVAALTGAFTFVGITGDIRRDLFRHLTGHSPTFFSDRQPGTLASRITATSNAIFTVENMFVFNVMPPTVAAFGSIAYIATVNLTMAGILAGVFAAVVVLMFKMASAGKPLHHDFAAKAASVDGEMVDLVGNMSLVRAFSAFKREGQRFEGTIATEMRARRSSLLYLEKLRIVHAVLTVLAVFGLLYWAIQMWEAGQATNGQVVLVCTLGIRILAATRDLAVALVDATQHTARLSEALHTLLQPHDLVDHPEAKPLTGQGAQIAFDHVAFSYPDGRAVFTDFDLVIEPGQRVGLVGKSGGGKSTLFSLIQRFYDVQSGTIRINGQDIDRVTQESLREAITVVPQDVSMFHRSLRENIRYGRPEATDDEVWQAAEAAHCTDFIKALPEGFDTIVGDRGVKLSGGQRQRIAIARAILKDSPILLLDEATSALDAESEQAIRHALANLMKGRTVIAIAHRLSTLQDFDRIVVLEGGRIAQDGSPDKLTHLDGFFRELMKKESMGTALAAA is encoded by the coding sequence ATGGAAGAGCTGCACCGATACGCCGACAGGCCCTTCGCCTTCGTCGGGCGGTACCTCCGCCGCCGCTGGCTGCCGCACCTGGTAATTCTGATCTCGGTGCTGGGTGCCGTCGGCTTCTCGGTCTCCACCGATTATGCCCTCAAGGGCGTGGTCGATGCCCTGACGAAGGGTCCCGGGCCCGGCAACACGGTGGTGTGGGGCGCGCTCGCAGTCCTGATCGCCTTCATCGCCGCCGACAACATGCTCTGGCGCGTGGCGGCGCTCACGGGCGCCTTCACGTTCGTGGGCATCACGGGCGACATCCGGCGCGACCTGTTCCGGCACCTCACCGGCCATTCCCCGACCTTCTTCTCCGACCGCCAGCCCGGCACCCTGGCGTCGCGCATCACGGCAACCTCGAACGCGATCTTCACGGTCGAGAACATGTTCGTGTTCAACGTGATGCCGCCGACGGTCGCGGCCTTCGGGTCGATCGCCTACATCGCCACCGTCAATCTCACCATGGCGGGAATCCTGGCGGGCGTCTTCGCCGCCGTCGTGGTGCTGATGTTCAAGATGGCCTCCGCCGGCAAGCCGCTGCACCACGACTTCGCCGCCAAGGCGGCCTCCGTCGACGGCGAGATGGTCGACCTCGTGGGCAACATGTCGCTCGTGCGCGCCTTCTCGGCGTTCAAGCGCGAGGGCCAGCGCTTCGAGGGCACCATCGCCACCGAGATGCGGGCGCGCCGCTCGTCGCTGCTCTACCTCGAGAAGCTGCGCATCGTGCACGCGGTCCTCACCGTGCTCGCGGTCTTCGGCCTGCTCTACTGGGCAATCCAGATGTGGGAGGCCGGCCAGGCGACGAACGGCCAGGTGGTCCTGGTCTGCACGCTGGGCATCCGCATCCTCGCCGCCACCCGCGACCTCGCGGTGGCGCTGGTCGATGCCACGCAACACACCGCACGCCTGTCCGAGGCGCTCCACACCCTCCTGCAACCCCACGACCTCGTGGATCATCCGGAGGCCAAGCCCCTCACCGGCCAGGGCGCGCAGATCGCCTTCGACCACGTCGCCTTCAGCTACCCGGACGGGCGCGCGGTCTTCACGGACTTCGACCTCGTTATCGAGCCGGGCCAGCGCGTCGGCCTCGTGGGCAAGTCGGGTGGCGGCAAGTCGACCCTGTTCTCGCTGATCCAGCGCTTCTACGACGTGCAGAGCGGAACGATCCGCATCAACGGCCAGGACATCGACCGGGTCACCCAGGAATCCTTGCGCGAGGCCATCACGGTGGTGCCGCAGGATGTCTCGATGTTCCACCGCTCCTTGCGCGAGAACATCCGCTACGGCCGGCCAGAGGCCACCGACGACGAGGTCTGGCAGGCGGCCGAGGCGGCGCACTGCACCGACTTCATCAAGGCGCTGCCGGAAGGCTTCGACACGATCGTGGGCGACCGCGGCGTCAAGCTCTCGGGCGGTCAGCGCCAGCGCATCGCCATCGCACGGGCGATCCTGAAGGATTCCCCGATCCTGCTCCTCGACGAGGCGACCTCGGCGCTGGACGCCGAGTCCGAGCAGGCGATCCGCCACGCGCTGGCGAACCTCATGAAGGGCCGCACCGTCATCGCCATCGCCCACCGGCTCTCGACGCTGCAGGATTTCGACCGGATCGTCGTGCTGGAGGGCGGCCGCATCGCCCAGGACGGTTCGCCCGACAAGCTGACCCATCTCGACGGCTTCTTCCGGGAGTTGATGAAGAAGGAATCCATGGGCACGGCGCTCGCCGCCGCCTAG
- a CDS encoding MFS transporter has product MTVARLKVRPAASPREREVSRQDPRSRAVRLKDPAAERPREPAAAAGTAPPERAISAASRYGLDAFAFFVANLQTGFGPFLAVYFSQAKWTQSDIGFALTVGSLVALLGQVPGGAFVDVVRSKRFAAAVAVVGISGSAFALAVWPSFLVVLLAMAAHSAASCVLTPAIAAISIGLVGRARAGERLGRNASFAAVGNALGAAGMGAIGYYLSNGAVFYLTAALVVPTIIALARIRAQDIDPAVLRETPPAQATAVLAPASAGPEGIRALLTNRGLLSFSACMVLFFLANAAMLPLVGSVLTLRASETATALVAACIMVPQAVLAVSAPAVGRAAERFGRYPVLLFGFGALPLRGLMLAYTTNPYGLVAIQVLDGISASVLGVMVPLVVSDLTRGTGRFNLALGAVGTAMGIGAALSTSLAGIMADRLGSHSAFLGLAIVGFAAFMLVALIMPETRQAEPAS; this is encoded by the coding sequence ATGACGGTGGCTCGATTGAAGGTCAGACCCGCCGCCTCCCCCCGCGAGCGCGAGGTGTCCCGGCAGGATCCGCGGTCCCGCGCCGTCCGCCTGAAGGATCCGGCGGCCGAGCGCCCGCGCGAGCCCGCGGCCGCGGCCGGGACCGCCCCGCCCGAGCGCGCGATCTCGGCGGCGAGCCGGTACGGCCTCGACGCCTTCGCGTTCTTCGTGGCGAACCTGCAGACCGGGTTCGGGCCGTTCCTGGCGGTGTACTTCTCGCAGGCCAAGTGGACGCAGTCCGATATCGGCTTCGCCCTGACCGTCGGCAGCCTCGTGGCGCTCCTCGGGCAGGTCCCCGGCGGCGCCTTCGTCGACGTCGTGCGCTCCAAGCGCTTCGCCGCCGCGGTGGCGGTGGTCGGCATCTCGGGCAGCGCCTTCGCCCTGGCGGTCTGGCCGAGCTTCCTCGTCGTGCTCCTGGCGATGGCGGCCCATTCCGCGGCGAGCTGCGTGCTGACGCCGGCCATCGCGGCGATCAGCATCGGCCTCGTCGGGCGGGCCCGGGCGGGCGAGCGCCTCGGCCGCAACGCCAGCTTCGCGGCGGTCGGCAACGCGCTGGGCGCGGCCGGCATGGGGGCCATCGGCTACTACCTGTCCAACGGCGCCGTGTTCTACCTGACGGCGGCCCTGGTCGTGCCGACTATTATCGCCCTGGCCCGCATCCGGGCCCAGGATATCGACCCGGCCGTGCTCCGGGAGACGCCTCCCGCCCAGGCGACTGCCGTCCTGGCGCCAGCCTCTGCCGGACCGGAGGGGATCCGGGCGCTGCTGACCAATCGCGGACTCCTGTCCTTCTCGGCCTGCATGGTGCTGTTCTTCCTCGCCAACGCCGCGATGCTGCCGCTGGTCGGCAGCGTGCTCACCCTGCGGGCGAGCGAGACTGCCACCGCGCTGGTGGCCGCCTGCATCATGGTCCCGCAGGCGGTGCTGGCCGTCAGCGCCCCAGCGGTCGGCCGAGCGGCCGAGCGGTTCGGGCGCTACCCGGTGCTGCTGTTCGGCTTCGGGGCGCTTCCCCTTCGCGGCCTGATGCTCGCCTACACGACCAACCCCTACGGCCTCGTCGCCATCCAGGTGCTCGACGGGATCTCGGCCTCGGTCCTCGGTGTGATGGTGCCGCTCGTCGTCTCGGACCTCACCCGCGGCACGGGACGCTTCAACCTCGCCCTGGGCGCCGTCGGCACCGCCATGGGGATCGGCGCCGCACTCTCGACTTCGCTGGCCGGAATCATGGCCGACCGTCTCGGCAGCCACAGCGCCTTCCTGGGCCTCGCCATCGTGGGTTTCGCGGCGTTCATGCTGGTGGCGCTGATCATGCCGGAGACGCGCCAGGCCGAGCCCGCGTCCTGA
- a CDS encoding PRC-barrel domain-containing protein: MIAAVTLALWASGAAAQAQPAGSEGASGAAQPQAPAATPAPNAPAAPPAPAGPSAAPATPAPPQAQQQGTPATVLDTQDYESLLGRSVRSAGGDELGRVIDIIIDKDGHPRAAIIDFGGFLGVGTRKIAVDWRALRFTPDGGKERKLSVALTRNQVRVSPEYKSGEPIVVLGPASPAAPAEGEQAATPAATPAAPAAGTAPAGTVPAGSPAAQPAPAGTTPGAPVPPAPAPAAPAAPPEKAPDK, translated from the coding sequence ATGATCGCGGCCGTCACGCTCGCCCTCTGGGCGTCGGGAGCCGCGGCGCAGGCCCAGCCCGCCGGCAGCGAGGGCGCGTCCGGCGCGGCCCAGCCGCAGGCGCCGGCCGCCACGCCGGCTCCGAACGCGCCGGCGGCTCCGCCCGCCCCCGCCGGGCCGTCCGCCGCTCCGGCGACACCGGCCCCGCCGCAGGCCCAGCAGCAGGGTACCCCGGCGACGGTCCTCGACACCCAGGACTACGAGAGCCTGCTCGGCCGCAGCGTCCGCAGCGCCGGCGGCGACGAACTCGGGCGGGTCATCGACATCATCATCGACAAGGACGGGCATCCCCGCGCCGCGATCATCGATTTCGGCGGCTTCCTCGGCGTCGGCACCCGCAAGATCGCGGTGGATTGGCGGGCCCTGCGCTTCACCCCGGATGGCGGCAAGGAGCGCAAGCTGTCCGTGGCTCTGACCCGCAATCAGGTCCGCGTCTCGCCCGAGTACAAGTCCGGTGAGCCGATCGTCGTGCTCGGCCCCGCGAGCCCGGCCGCCCCCGCCGAGGGGGAGCAGGCGGCAACGCCCGCCGCAACGCCCGCCGCACCTGCCGCCGGCACCGCACCCGCCGGCACTGTACCCGCCGGATCCCCCGCAGCGCAGCCGGCTCCCGCCGGCACGACCCCGGGCGCCCCGGTTCCGCCCGCCCCGGCCCCGGCCGCACCCGCCGCCCCGCCGGAGAAGGCTCCGGATAAATGA
- a CDS encoding PRC-barrel domain-containing protein, with product MPTDLPNERAVRKPGTLELDPAGPGVAIDETSRLIASNKVEGTDVYDRGGRHLGAVHNFMVDKVSGQVAYAVLAFGGFLGLGENHHPLPWKALTYSTEFGGYVVDIDPAALAGAPSHGPGEDGFADPSYGGRIEDFYGRRAPTA from the coding sequence ATGCCGACGGACCTGCCCAACGAACGCGCCGTGCGGAAGCCCGGAACCCTGGAACTGGATCCCGCCGGCCCCGGTGTCGCCATCGACGAGACCAGCCGGCTGATCGCGTCCAACAAGGTCGAGGGCACGGATGTCTACGACCGCGGCGGGCGCCATCTCGGGGCCGTCCACAACTTCATGGTGGATAAGGTGTCGGGACAGGTCGCCTACGCGGTGCTGGCCTTCGGGGGCTTCCTGGGGCTGGGCGAGAACCACCACCCCCTCCCCTGGAAGGCGCTGACCTACAGCACCGAGTTCGGAGGCTACGTGGTCGATATCGATCCGGCCGCGCTCGCCGGCGCACCCAGTCACGGGCCGGGCGAGGACGGGTTCGCGGATCCGAGCTACGGCGGCCGGATCGAGGATTTCTACGGCCGGCGCGCGCCGACCGCGTGA
- a CDS encoding DUF2721 domain-containing protein, translating into MTNLIVPATLESTAHVVQVALSPVFLLSGIATLLNVFGTRLARVADQADRVSGLLAGAGDAERLSLGRRLDRLHLRSLALDAAVLMAALGGVATCGSVLTLFVGALRDNTVATVLFGLFGAAILCTLCALVAFGFEMLLASRSVRDRINERRARAGVPPDL; encoded by the coding sequence ATGACCAACCTGATCGTCCCCGCCACCCTGGAGAGCACCGCCCATGTCGTCCAGGTGGCGCTGAGCCCGGTCTTCCTGCTGTCCGGGATCGCGACGCTGCTCAACGTCTTCGGCACGCGCCTCGCCCGCGTGGCGGACCAGGCCGACCGCGTCTCCGGCCTCCTCGCGGGCGCGGGCGACGCGGAGCGCCTCAGCCTGGGCCGACGCCTCGACCGGCTGCACCTGCGGTCCCTGGCCCTGGACGCCGCCGTGCTGATGGCCGCCCTCGGCGGGGTCGCCACCTGCGGCTCGGTTCTGACGCTGTTCGTCGGGGCCCTGCGCGACAACACGGTGGCGACCGTCCTGTTCGGATTGTTCGGCGCGGCGATCCTGTGCACGCTGTGCGCCCTCGTCGCCTTCGGCTTTGAGATGCTGCTGGCCAGCCGCTCGGTCCGCGACCGGATCAACGAGCGGCGCGCCAGGGCAGGCGTTCCGCCCGATCTCTGA
- a CDS encoding SWIB/MDM2 domain-containing protein produces MATKTEKAAPKAAKTTKPETKAAPAKAAKPAATKSAGTKPNALQQPLKPSAELGAIVGTSPLPRGEVVSKVWDYIKKHNLQNPQNKREIVADDKLKKVFGKDKCSMFEMNKHLAAHLKA; encoded by the coding sequence ATGGCCACGAAGACCGAGAAGGCTGCACCGAAGGCGGCCAAGACCACCAAGCCCGAGACGAAGGCCGCCCCGGCCAAGGCTGCGAAGCCCGCCGCGACCAAGTCCGCCGGCACGAAGCCGAACGCCCTGCAGCAGCCCCTCAAGCCCTCGGCCGAACTCGGCGCCATCGTCGGCACCAGCCCGCTCCCGCGCGGCGAGGTGGTCAGCAAGGTTTGGGACTACATCAAGAAGCACAACCTTCAGAACCCGCAGAACAAGCGCGAGATCGTGGCCGACGACAAGCTCAAGAAGGTCTTCGGCAAAGACAAGTGCTCGATGTTCGAGATGAACAAGCATCTCGCCGCGCACCTGAAGGCCTGA